Within Scomber japonicus isolate fScoJap1 chromosome 18, fScoJap1.pri, whole genome shotgun sequence, the genomic segment acaattatttataatttaatattaaaaaaaacaactaaaagttGTTATTCtcaatggtttcacacacaactctgaaaaaatacaacaatgtgtctgtgaagctacacatccctgatgtgcatgtagggggcgtggtctcagtatgcacagtgcatgtaaggggcgtggtctcagtatacacagtgcatgtagggggcgtggtctcagtatgcacagtgcatgtagggggcgtggtctcagtatgcacagtgcgtGTAAGGGGCGTGGTCTCTTCTTCATCTCCGTCTTCTTTGTCCCTCAGTCAACAGACGTCTGGACGAGTGGGTCGGTAAAGCTCGCCTGGCGCTTACCAAGACGGTGAAAGACGCGGTGAGGAAGAGCACGGAGATCGGCAGCGTCGGGGACTTGGGCGAACAGCCGGAGAGAAAGATCACTCGAAACCAGAAGCGCAAACACGACGAGATCAACCATGTGCAGAAGGTGGAGACTcgatctataatctataatctatctATTGTTCTGTGCTGTGCAAAGTGTCTctttattatttagtgtttatttaatggacttttttttttgttttttaaatctgcagACGTATGCGGAGATGGACCCAACAACAGCTGCCCTGGAGAAGGAGCATGAAGcggtacgtgtgtgtgtgtgtgtgtgtgtgtgtgtgtgtgtgtgtgtgtgtgtgtgtgtgtgtgtgtgttgatataaAGTACCAGTATTTACCAGGCGGGgcgttcctgtcctctgaaatgaagccaaccaggaagtaacttagagctgcattctatcaaaaggccaccagggggcgaccgtctctatacaagtcaatggagaattcaccaacttctcacttgatttctaacctcagtaaacgttttcaaaatgtgtttatggtctcaatcgctagtttaaagccttcttcaatgcagtatgatgttcatttgggacattttggcctccctgattttatatgtgacgataaagcagggtatgcattagggcgtggctacgtcctgattgacaggttgattgaccaatgtcctcgagatccagccctcgtaaccatagcaacctccccgctccgcccatggctccgcctcatgcccatataagtagaatccgtgtttttatttctcccagcatgcacctgaaattttcaagatggcgctgcctagattagaaactattggcttccgagcagcagtccacaaaccaatgggtgacgtcacggatgttacgtccatttcttttatacagtctgtggtatttACCTCTTAAACTTCCTCTCCCATCAGATCACGAAGGTAAAATACGTGGACAAGATCCAGATAGGAAACTTTGAGATCGACGCCTGGTATTTCTCGCCGTTTCCTGAAGACTACGGCAAGCAGCCCAAGCTGTGGATCTGCGAGTACTGCCTCAAATACATGAAGTACGAGAAGACCTTCAGGCATCACCTGGTGAGTCACAGGTTGTGATTCAACCCCAGATCAAACACATGGCTCCTACAGTTATATTATTAATGACTCTGTTTTATTGTCCAGCTGTGAAACACAAAGCGATATTCGTTGTAGCGTAAAGTTTGAGGTTTGACCATTTGACCGTTTGTCTCTCCAGTCGCACTGTCAGTGGAAGCAGCCTCCAGGAAAAGAGATCTACAGAAGAAGCAACATCTCTGTGTATGAAGTGGACGGTCGGGACCACAAGGTGAAGAAATACACtgcaaggaaaagaggaagggagggaggaaggaaagatggacagacgaaaggaaggaaggagggagggagggaggaaggaaggaaggaaggagggagggagggagggaggaaggaaggaaggaaggaaaagtggaaggaagctgtggttaatgtctagtttacttcattagaactatgtaaagatcatggtttgggttaaaatgaaggaagggaggaagaaggaaggtaggagggagggaggaagggaggacagaaggaagggaggaaagagagaggaaggaacaaaagagagaaggaaggtaggagggagggagaaaggaaaagaggaagggagggaggaaggaaagatggacagaggaaaggaaggagggaggaaggaaaagtggaaggaagctgtggttaatctCTGTGTATGAAGTGGACGGTCGGGACCACAAGGTGAAGAAATACACTTAATGTTTAAATAGCAGCGTCAGTGAGggttcagtttaaatttaaaaagttaaaatgtgaaaataaacgtttgaataacttcacacattctttttttgtggacccagcatcacatttctgcttttagaggattatggtaaaaatgtagtggtgtaaccataaaaactttatatcaaataattcaacttgcttaaaaacagtgatggaaggaaggacagaaggaaggatagatggatggaaggaaggaaggaaggaagagaggaaggaagagaggaaggaaggaaggaataaagagaggaaggaaggaaggaataaagagaggaaggaagtaaggaaagaggaaggaatgaataaagagaggacggaaggaatgaataaagagaggacggaaggaatgaataaagagaggacggaaggaatgaataaagagaggaaggaaggaagggagagaggaaggaagggagggaggaagggagggaggaagggagagaggaaggaagggaggaggagagggaaggaaggaagaaacacaggaaggaagaaagaaggtaaggaaggaagggagggagagaggaaggaaggaataaagagagggaagaaggtaaggaaggaaggaagggagagaggaaggaagaaagagaggaaggaagtagaaatagaggaaggaaggaagaaagaggaaggaaggaagggaggaggagagggaagaaaagaaggaaggaaggaagaaagaggaaggaaggaagaagggaaggaagaaaagatggagggaaggaaggaagaaagaggaaggaagaaggtaaggaagggagagaggaaggaaggaagaagttaaggaaggaagggagagaggaaggaagaaggtaaggaaggaaggaataaagagaggaagaaaggaataaagagaggaaggaatgagagatgTTCTTTAAACTAAATGTGTGGTCGGTGTTCTCTCTGCAGATCTACTGTCAGAATCTTTGTCTACTAGcgaagctggaaggaaggaagggagagaggaaggaagggagagagagagagagagggagggaaggaagggagagaggagggaaggaaggaaggaataaagagagagatttttctttaaattgacTTTGTGGTCGGTGTTCTCTCTGCAGATCTACTGTCAGAATCTTTGTCTACTAGCCAAACTGTTCCTGGACCACAAGACGCTGTACTTCGACGTGGAGCCGTTCATCTTCTACATCCTCACCGAGGTCAACAAGCACGGAGCGCACATCGTCGGATACTTCTCCAAAGTGAGTCACCATGattactccttctttcctttcctttcctcctttccttccttccttccttcttcctcccttgactcgaggactaCCTCTCCAAAGTGAGTCACCATGAttacttcttctttcctttcctcctttccttccttccttcttcctcccttgactcgaggactaCTTCTCCAAAGTGAGTCACGCTGattactccttctttcctttcctcctttccttccttccttccttcttcctcccttgactcgaggactaCTTCTCCAAACTGAGTCACGCTGATtactccatctttcctttcctcctttccttccttccttccttccttcttcctcccttgactcgaggactaCTTCTCCAAAGTGAGTCACCATGAatacttcttctttcctttcctcctttccttccttccttccttcttcctcccttgactcgaggactaCTTCTCCAAAGTGAGTCACGCTGattactccttctttcctttcctcctttccttccttcttccttcttcctcccttgactcgaggactaCTTCTCCAAAGTGAGTCATCGTGAttacttcttctttcctttcctcctttcttccttccctcctttccttccttcttcctcccttttttcctctgtccttcttcccttccttctttcctttcctcctttccttccttcctcctccctctttaccttgcttttttcctctgtccttcctcccttccttctttcctttcctcccttccttcctccctcctttccttccttcctcctccctcctttcctttccatccttccttctacctcccccctttcctcccttcttcctctgtccttcctcccgcctttccttccttttttcctctgtccttcctccctttctccatcctttccttctttccttccttcttcctccctcctttccttccttcttcctcccttgactcgaggacgagCCACAAGAGGATCCTAAAACTCATCGTGGTACCTTAAGGAGTTAATTGATGCTGTAGTTTTAAACCTGCATCATGACTTTAACTGTTTGCTTTGGTTTCAGGAGAAAGAGTCTCCAGACGGGAATAACGTAGCGTGTATTCTCACGCTGCCGCCGTACCAGCGCAGAGGTTACGGAAAGTTCCTCATAGCTttcagtaagtgtgtgtgtgtgtgtgtgtgtgtgtgtgtgtgtgtgtgtgtgtgtgtgtgtgtgtgtgtgagagaaaccTGAAACCTGGATTATTTAACTTGTAAATGCACCATGAGTCCACACAGATttaacagagtgtgtgtgtgtttgtgtgtgtgtgtgtgtgtgtctctgtgtgtgtgtctctgtgtgtgtgtgtgtgtctctgtgtgtgtgtgtgtgtgtgtgtgtgtgtgtgtctctgctctgtgtgtgtgtgtgtgtgtgtgtgtgtgtgtgtgtctctgtgtgtgtgtgtgtgtgtgtatctctctgtgtgtgtgtgtttgtgtgtgtgtgcaggttacGAGCTGTCGAAGCTGGAGAGTGCGGTCGGGTCTCCTGAGAAGCCTCTGTCTGATTTGGGGAAGCTGAGCTACAGAAGCTACTGGTCCTGGGTTCTGCTGGAGATCCTGAGAGACTTCAGAGGGACGCTGTCCATCAAAGACCTCAGGTTGGTTTATTAGTTGACGTAGACAAActaaatttggtacacatatatatcatgtaaagaccaggcggggagttctggtcctctgaaatgaggccaaccaggaagtaacttagagctgcattctatcaaaaggccaccagggggcgaccgtctctatacaagtcaatggagaattcaccaacttctcacttgatttctaacctcagtaaacgttttcaaaatgtgtttatggtctcaatcgctagtttaaagccttcttcaatgcagtatgatgttcatttgggacattttggcctccctgattttatatgtgacgataaagcagggtatgcattagggcgtggctacgtcctgattgacaggttgattgcccaatgtcctccagatccagccctcgtaaccatagcaacctccccgctccgccgttggtcccgcccatacgtccacccatggccccgcctcatgcccatataagtagaatccgtgtttttatttttcccagcatgtatctgaaattttcaagatggcgctgtctagattagaaactattggcttccgagcagcagtccacaaaccaatgggtgacgtcacggatgttacgtccatttcttttatacagtctgtggtaaagacgcacaaaaaagtctcttggaccgaTACCtgaactccaacaggaagtcagccatgttttttgtatttcctCGCCTCGTACATTAACGAACTCCTCATACAGAGTTCAACCAACGCTGTGTTAGTTGATTAGCTCTTATGTGATTATATAATTGCACAAGCTGACATCATGATTCAATTAATTGTGCCGCTCTAATAGAGACACTCtctgctcatcatcatcatcatcatcatcatcaccgcaCTTCCAGCTTTCCTCTCTTCTAACTTCGTcttcctgtcacttcctgtctgcagtcAGATGACCAGCATCACGCAGAGCGACATCATCAGCACGCTGCAGTCGCTCAACATGGTGAAGTACTGGAAAGGTCAACATGTGATCTGTGTGACGCCCAAACTGGTGGAGGAGCATCTGAAGAGCGCCCAGTACAAGAAACCGCCCATCACAGGTGAGAGAGCAGAGCCAACTGGTACctccttattttttttttattttttttttttaagtcccgtttttcctcttttttatagtttcaaatgtcttttttttattgagaaattaaatttgttaaatttgactctctctctctctctctctctctctctctctctctctctctctctctctctctctctctctctctctctctctctctctctctctctctctctctctctctctcgtctccttCCACAGTGGACACGATGTGTTTGAAGTGGGCTCCTCCGAAAAATAAACAAGCCAAGTTGTCCAAGAAGTGAGAGACGACGACGCCACTTCAAATCAACCTTCAAGTCAACCTTCAGTCAACAGCTCCATCCATGTGTTCATATCACTCTCCTCCTCAATCTGctgttataaataaaaactcaaactgtAAATAATTGTTAGTATCATCTGTCAGTATTttcttaaaatataaattaaaaaaaaaaaaaaaaaaactataacgTGTCCTGAGTTCTGCTTTGTGTCGTGATATCTgttcaaaaactaaaatctgtTGAACTCATTTCACTTTTAGGTCAATCTTTAGCACTtctatgaggtatgtaatgcacagacagaccatcagattgttctatggttgctatagatacaggttgttttatagttgctatagatacaggttgttctgtggttgctatagatacaggttctatggttgctataaatACAGGTtgtctatggttgctatagatacaggttgtctatcgttgctatagatacaggttgttctatggttgctatagatacaggttgttttatagttgctatagatacaggttgtctatggttgctatagatacaggttgttttataGTTGCTATAGAGACAGGTTgtctatggttgctatataGTTGCTAtcgatacaggttgttctatggttgctatagatacaggttgtctatggttgctatagatacaggttctatagttgctatagataaaggttgtctatggttgctatagataaaggttgtctatggttgctatagatacaggtgctatggttgctatagatacaggttgttctatggctgctatagatacaggttatgctatggttgctatagatacaggttgtgctatggttgctatagatacaggttgttctatggttgctatagatacaggttgtgttatggctgctgtagatacaggttgttctatggttgctatagatacaggttgtgctatggttgctatagatacaggttgtgctatggttgctatagatacaggttctgtggttgctatagatacaggttgtgctatggttgctatagatacaggttgtgctatggttgctatagatacaggttgttctatggctgctatagatacaggttgttctatggttgctatagatacaggtgctatggttgctatagatacaggttgttctatggctgctatagatacaggttatgctatggttgctatagatacaggttgtgctgtggttcctatagatacaggttgtgttatggttgctatagatacaggttgtgctatggttgctatagatacaggttgtgctgtggttgctatagatacaggttgttctatggctgctatagatacaggttgtgctatggttgctatagatacaggttgtgctatggttgctatagatacaggttgttctatggctGCTATAGaaacaggttgtgctatggttgctatagatacaggttgtgctatggttgctatagatacaggttgtgctgtggttgctatagatacaggttgtgctgtggttgctatagatacaggttgtgttatggacATCAGATGAATAGAAGTTTGGAACAaatgagtctgtagaggctgtaaaacatcacatttagcctcaatgagaaaataaatccatgtttttcttcctcccgtccttcctccctcctttccttccttcttccatccttcctccttccttcattttctctcagcagcagcagcagcagcagcgtttcATGTTGCTTCCACACAGAATTTAAATAAGCATCTTTAATTGTTCATGTTGCTTGTGTAAATCCTGTGTGATGTGctgctgtctctgtctttgcattatgtttttttgttttgtgctattctgtttctgttcatatgttttaattatgacCTGCTGagggactgcagatgaaaatgagcTGTAAGCTAACTCTGCTACAGCACATCAAGAGGTAACATTTATGTTTCATTCTGTACATGGTCCCTTACAAATAGTctcaataaaatatacaaataaatctttcatttgcaggctggatgtaaaaataaatagtaaacaTGCTCTTATCTGATCTGACCCTGGCTGATAAACTGTGACTGAAACAATACAAACATCATTAATCAACATGTTTGATGCAGCAGCGACACCTGCTGGACAAAACACTCACCTACAGTCAGCGcaggaggaaacacacaaactccAAGTAGTAGCACAGTGTAGAAATACTTGTTTGACAGTAGTTGATGCTGCAGCTGAGTTACAGTCCTGCAGTGTGTGActgtggaggaaagaaggaagcagccAGGAACACAAAAACAAGCCAAACTCAAGTATAAACCAGgactgtgtttgcatgtttataCATATTCTCATTTTTTATCAAACTAAAATGTTAAACACTGTGTGGCTCCAGCTTCTCTCATATgatgattttctgcttttctctgtttaaatTTATTATAAACTgaacatttctgatattttattaacaaaaagttaaatggagaaaataatcagccaTGTTCAGAAAAAGGTGTCTGTAGGGCAGAAGTTTAAAAGTGAGGAACAttaatagaaaatgaataaaactctgCAGCAAAGAGAAACATGCATTAAAGGAggagttcacttttttttctaagtgtcttaaaacaacagtcaggatcctaaatgaactttaaagcagtttttcttgctgtaatgattcctcctgttcatactgaccattagatccttcataatgttaacaggaagtgatggaggactaaatccacagtcctccttctgtggaaacatggatttaaaagttgatctgaagctaatatgaagcttcatcgtccaaatgagtcaaatcttcatcttctatgtttcagcgttacagtgtttttagtagcaaagtctttttgttactatacttccaccacagctcaacaggaaacactaagagggaatctgatgctaaaaagactgtaaatgtgtcagatatcacttgatatgactaactcacactgttaccatagtaactataataactcacactgctgctccactgtctgaatgaagtGGAGTAAAAGCTTAAAAACTTAACATAACAGCTTGATGCATCAACCTGCAGGTGGATTCAAAgtattcaaagaaaagaaaagaaatgagacTTTTGTTCAACATTAGACTAAAGCAAAACTAAACCTCTTAAAGTGCTTGTGTCTGTTTCTATTGATTACAGACGTGCAGTGTCAAACTGCAACATCTACAATAGGctaaataatgatgataataataataataataatatgaatatgcctataaaataataataataataacaacaacaacaacaacaacaataataataacaatacttttatttacagaaaacttttcaaaatccaagttacaaagtgcttcacaaggcagcaaaatacacaaatcataaaataaaaattaataattaataatgaaaaaaaagatctaaaatatataaaacacatcattcCTGTCAGTAAAGTGTAACCCCTAGTTACCAAAACACTGTTATTAGATAAATTAGATCAACAAGAACATTGATTAGAGAAAGGTGAATTTATGTGGatgtgatttttaaaacttgatgaataaataaaacaaatatatagttAATGTAAAAGTGTATTAAGATAATAACCGTTAAAGCAGCTCCCTGACTATAAAAGAGCGTGTTGCTAGGCAACAGCTCTCTATCAGAGCAGCACCTGATCCAGACAGATACCCAGACTGATAGAGCCGACCAAACACAAGAACAAACTAATATAACCTGGAGCACTCACAGTCCTGCTGCTCTTTGCCCGAGAACATCTTGGTGAGTTGTTAATTGCAACTTGTTTTTCtataaatatgacattattaaCCGGCAAAGTCAATAAgtttaagaaaaagaagaacaaatagTTAGCGCTAGCCGCGTTGGCGACCGTTGGTAGCTGTTGGTAGCCGTTGGTGCTAACGACGCTAAACAGACATGAAAATCACTCACCTTTCGGCGAAATTCgccgtttttgttttttttttgggggggggggggtcaagtgGACTCCGtcacttggtgtttttttatgtgagtaGACCTCATTAATACCATAGATAGACGATTAATACACGCACCTATTGTCACCCACTTTgccgtcggtcacatgtcctcattggctttggagacatgtgctgcctcatcctaagcactgattggctggtgtgtgtggtgtcgtatgaaacagtcacgtgtcccacagatgcacgcaggagtcaggaaatgacgtaaacggaccgcatatggtttgttatttgtctTATTACGTTaggtgttggactaaatacatgttgacatattgaggaaagtatttagtttttatggaaacggatttcatatttcagcagaatggatacttggcgagatgtacaggaagtcctgagtcataagatgatcgttgtggataaagggaagactttgaaggtatgtagcattatagtgtttcttacttagctcaggagctagccgagctaatcgctaatactattacggctgtgagcaaccatatgagtcgtgagtggtcttgaatgaatcaggagaatctaagctttctaacaatgcacggcatgaatatatatgtttaagggttggtgtgtaaaacattcagaataacgtgtcgctacctcccaacttccggtccgtcccgtaggcggaacagcgtgttttacgtgtctgcagttccgatccttcatgttggctgaaacagacaagtcaccctcaaatatgctgaaaaccatattgaagtttgcctgcagttagtcttctctaatgtttatgtggctttgaggatgttcctcacggtgctggtgacaaactgtgagggggggagagctcattttctcatttggggagaatcaaaaatgagcctgaagtccttttatcattactggaaatagagtctgaacctgtcagagacctgctggactttagagatgttgtggaggagtttgctaggagaaaggtcattgcataagggagctactccaatgtgtgtgtgtgtgtgtgtgtgtgtgtgtgtgtgttgttaatgtgcattgtgttttttatatctGTTAGGCCCGGAGCGACTTGAAATTCTGTGTATTTTGGCCGCAGTAGCCCCTTCCAGTTATGCCAATTTTTTTTCCTACTTAAAAACAAGTTCagttttacatactgttcataattGACCACTACAAATggataaattgttttatttatacaacaaaacaaaacccaaataGATCAATAAGACAAACATACTGTTAATATTCAGACTCTTCACAGTATCCTGGCTTAATAACAACCATTCATGAATACCTCATCATCAGTTACATATAAacagattaatccttaatgaagctttcagagagcaaatagtttattcttcagtttttgAACTTGTACTAAATAATACtgaattgtattaaatgtgaagaatgtcacactattttttatttttaaataaatatgggtcaaaccAACgtatatcagctgcacacaaatgtttttaagaagttgaaatatttccaaagTAAAACGCAttcagggtgtttttacagGGCTCAAAGTAAAAATGGAACaacaaggcagttttatttatagagcgcatttcatacccaatggaaactcaatgtgctt encodes:
- the kat8 gene encoding histone acetyltransferase KAT8 — encoded protein: MTGGTEFHKTYNNNNNSNSNSSDTGMDVDMEPGHVEGERGDTEGSVRAACSSNGSGAEDDEAREAGGCSSQHTPDRGGALGCGREQEVSVEIGETYLCQRADKTWHTAEVIQSRLNEQEGREEFYVHYVGFNRRLDEWVGKARLALTKTVKDAVRKSTEIGSVGDLGEQPERKITRNQKRKHDEINHVQKTYAEMDPTTAALEKEHEAITKVKYVDKIQIGNFEIDAWYFSPFPEDYGKQPKLWICEYCLKYMKYEKTFRHHLSHCQWKQPPGKEIYRRSNISVYEVDGRDHKIYCQNLCLLAKLFLDHKTLYFDVEPFIFYILTEVNKHGAHIVGYFSKEKESPDGNNVACILTLPPYQRRGYGKFLIAFSYELSKLESAVGSPEKPLSDLGKLSYRSYWSWVLLEILRDFRGTLSIKDLSQMTSITQSDIISTLQSLNMVKYWKGQHVICVTPKLVEEHLKSAQYKKPPITVDTMCLKWAPPKNKQAKLSKK